The Pedobacter roseus genome contains a region encoding:
- a CDS encoding CehA/McbA family metallohydrolase — translation MKKLLLLCFTMLLATSLFAQSFNGTYNFSSVSNTTGKTDPTTVPTATGVTFGSFTANGAVSTNPNASGRFSFTSQPTGATNGSDVFTGGIDLTKYYEVTITPASGYTLNITGIKFSVQRSATGIRQYSVRSSKDGYAANLPATISPANADLQVVSGNVFQVIDIATAAEVGSTITLTGFTSIATATTFRFYGYNAEAAGGTFSIDDVSVSGSAVSATDNTPPVNAATYPKTSNITSTAFSLTHNIDEAGKTYYVVTASGSPAPTPAQVKAGLNGSGTAAIKSGSLTNVANTDVSASVTGLTAATSYAVYVVAEDVATTPNVQSTVSLLNVTTLPLVDVTPPVFAANSPAVTGIGTTSFNLSSNINEAGKTYYVLVAATAQAPGPAQVKAGLDGSNTAALKSGLLNNVANTDAAAGITGLTASTAYKLYVVAEDNATLPNLQTAAVSFNITTFAPPTIIISQYYEGSGVNKWIELTNLSNSPVNTSTPQLKLGLWNISGDAGNINITGAPSQVYNLTVTIPARGTVLIGNTNNSPEEIPYLTAASAAESSNTVINFNGNDGVALLDANNNIIDAFGQDVNAKDVSYVRHLDVASASSTFIADDWTRLTVDIVKDAVDDDDANKLGVHFPPNLPNCAAPTIVPGNAQFTNTTTNSISFTFNKSDDATEYLIIRSLNSTLSVNPTDGTTYAVGTALGGGVVVARQATPAFNNTGLTSATKYYYFIYALNNTSCLGGPKYLTSALIASETTKTLLPCVKPASQPQNFVVTNANHNFVQASYAAATNADDYLVVMATKPTLTALPADQTVYNVGDNLGGGIVVKSGAGTSFTRYGLTQNTQYYFFIFSVNSNCTGGPLYLTTNPLVGQHKTSILDVNKLNFYYGNLHSHSSYSDGNQDDKTKIPVDDYEFAKKSMNLDFLGISEHNHSQAGMMKANWQKGIDQAKNATTPTFLALHGMEWGVISGGGHVIVYGIDSLVGWENDNYDIFVPKNTYTGNTGLFRIINRHGLNAVATLAHPNTTDYNNLVANYDISADSAIVGTALESGPATSKNITYSDPASSMSYLSYYNRMLAKGYHLGATIDHDNHNLTFGRHTKARLVVLSPALTENDILDAVKKMRFYASEDSAAKVLFTINKQPVGSVFTVAGAPQIEVTSKTTKDVTSIKLMYGEPGTGVNPTELLTSATGQLTYSHTTLANLKTGYYYADIVESDGSRIITSPIWYTRDDAVVKKDQQITFTATKTVTYGDPDFDAGATSDNTSINIVYTSSNTNVAKISNNDIQIVGAGTATITATQPGDAFYNEASKQLILTVAPKPINVKADAKIKVEGTSDPVFTYTATPALLGTDVFTGALTRDAGETPGDFAIKVGTLAINPNYAINYTAASLHIYAKPVAALSGNISIPVNTTAPVITFTATAGTAPFTFTYNINGGASQTLTSVTNTATVTAPSNTVATFVYTVTSITDAYSTQPQNISTTVKINPIPVAGIAGTTALCLNAAAPTVTFTGGNGTGPYVFTYNINGGASQTVSTTGTNTTATVTAPANVAGTFNYNLLNVSDVNAGQAQSGTATITVRTLATASISGSTAVPNLAPAPNITFTGANGTAPYTFTYNINGGASRTVTSTGNTATVSAPTSAVGTFVYNLVSVADVNCGQPQTGSATVTVRPLPMATIAGTTSVCNFGSSPNITFTGSVGTAPYTFTYTVNGGSNRTVTTNSTTATVSVPTNAAGTFTYTLVSVADAYASQTQTGTATVTVNAIPVVSISSNKGLSISKGDAIILTATGGTQYSWSGSDVVSGQNTPALTIRPKQSGTYRVTVTNASGCVSDQTIAITVIDDYKLEASTVVTPNGDGYNDKFIVKNIDYYPNNTLKIFDKAGRILYTKHTYTNDWDGTINGSPLSEGTYYYIIDLGNGIGTFKGYINIIRD, via the coding sequence ATGAAAAAACTTTTACTATTATGTTTTACAATGCTTTTGGCAACTTCACTATTTGCCCAAAGTTTTAACGGAACCTACAATTTCAGTAGTGTTTCTAACACCACAGGTAAAACTGATCCAACCACTGTACCCACCGCAACGGGGGTTACCTTTGGTTCTTTTACCGCAAATGGAGCTGTATCTACCAATCCAAACGCAAGTGGCAGGTTCTCTTTTACCAGCCAGCCTACTGGTGCAACCAATGGCAGTGATGTTTTTACCGGCGGAATAGATTTAACCAAATACTACGAAGTTACCATTACGCCAGCTTCGGGGTACACCTTAAACATCACCGGAATTAAGTTTTCAGTACAGCGCTCAGCAACCGGGATCAGGCAATATAGTGTCCGTTCGAGCAAGGATGGTTATGCAGCCAACTTGCCGGCAACCATATCACCTGCCAATGCAGATTTACAGGTCGTATCCGGAAATGTATTCCAGGTAATTGACATTGCAACAGCTGCCGAGGTGGGCAGTACCATTACCTTAACAGGTTTCACCAGCATTGCTACCGCAACAACTTTCCGCTTTTATGGTTACAATGCCGAGGCCGCCGGAGGTACATTTAGTATTGATGACGTTTCGGTTTCAGGATCTGCAGTTTCTGCTACTGATAACACGCCGCCCGTAAACGCCGCTACCTACCCAAAAACCTCCAATATTACCTCAACAGCTTTTAGCCTTACCCATAATATCGACGAGGCTGGCAAAACCTATTATGTAGTTACTGCATCAGGCAGCCCCGCGCCAACACCTGCACAGGTAAAAGCCGGCTTAAACGGAAGCGGTACCGCAGCCATTAAATCGGGTTCATTAACCAATGTGGCCAATACCGATGTGAGTGCTTCGGTTACCGGATTAACAGCAGCAACAAGTTATGCGGTGTATGTGGTAGCAGAAGATGTGGCCACCACGCCGAATGTACAAAGCACCGTATCACTTTTAAATGTAACCACACTTCCTTTAGTAGATGTTACACCACCTGTTTTTGCCGCAAATTCGCCTGCAGTAACAGGTATTGGTACCACTTCGTTTAACTTAAGCAGCAATATTAACGAGGCTGGTAAAACTTATTACGTTTTAGTAGCAGCCACTGCACAGGCACCAGGCCCTGCACAGGTAAAGGCCGGCCTCGATGGATCAAATACGGCAGCACTAAAATCAGGTTTGCTTAACAATGTTGCCAATACAGATGCAGCCGCAGGTATAACAGGTTTAACCGCCTCAACAGCTTATAAACTATATGTAGTGGCAGAAGATAATGCCACCTTGCCTAACCTGCAAACCGCTGCTGTATCATTTAACATCACCACTTTTGCGCCACCTACCATTATCATCAGCCAGTATTACGAAGGCTCGGGCGTAAACAAATGGATAGAACTGACCAACTTAAGCAACAGCCCGGTTAATACCTCTACCCCACAGCTGAAACTGGGTTTATGGAACATTTCGGGCGATGCAGGCAATATCAATATCACCGGGGCACCTTCGCAGGTGTATAACTTAACGGTAACCATTCCGGCCAGGGGAACCGTGCTGATCGGAAATACCAACAATTCACCAGAAGAAATCCCATACCTGACCGCTGCAAGTGCAGCCGAATCAAGCAATACTGTAATTAACTTTAACGGTAACGATGGCGTAGCACTTTTAGATGCCAACAACAACATTATCGATGCTTTTGGCCAGGATGTAAACGCGAAAGATGTTTCTTATGTAAGGCACCTTGACGTTGCATCGGCGAGCTCAACCTTTATAGCCGACGACTGGACAAGATTAACCGTAGATATTGTAAAAGATGCAGTAGATGATGATGACGCAAATAAACTTGGCGTTCATTTCCCACCAAACCTGCCTAACTGTGCCGCACCAACCATTGTGCCAGGCAATGCACAGTTTACCAATACCACAACAAACAGCATTTCGTTTACCTTCAACAAATCAGATGATGCGACAGAATACCTCATCATCAGAAGTTTAAACAGTACACTTTCTGTTAACCCCACGGATGGAACAACCTACGCAGTAGGTACTGCATTGGGCGGCGGTGTGGTAGTGGCGCGCCAGGCCACGCCAGCCTTTAACAATACGGGTTTAACAAGCGCTACTAAATACTATTATTTTATTTATGCCCTAAACAATACTTCCTGTCTTGGTGGTCCTAAATATTTAACCAGTGCACTTATTGCAAGCGAAACCACCAAAACGCTCCTGCCTTGTGTAAAACCAGCCAGTCAGCCACAAAATTTTGTGGTAACCAATGCCAACCACAACTTTGTGCAGGCCTCTTATGCAGCGGCAACCAATGCCGACGATTACCTGGTGGTAATGGCTACCAAACCAACACTTACTGCTTTGCCAGCCGACCAAACCGTTTATAACGTAGGCGACAACCTGGGCGGTGGTATTGTTGTAAAAAGCGGTGCCGGTACCAGCTTTACCAGATACGGACTTACACAAAACACCCAATATTACTTCTTTATCTTTTCGGTAAACAGCAATTGTACCGGTGGGCCATTGTACCTGACCACAAACCCGCTTGTGGGGCAGCACAAAACCAGTATCCTTGATGTAAATAAATTGAATTTCTATTATGGCAACTTACACAGTCACAGTAGTTATTCGGACGGTAACCAGGATGATAAAACCAAAATCCCTGTTGATGATTACGAGTTCGCAAAGAAATCGATGAACCTGGATTTCCTCGGTATTTCTGAGCACAACCACTCTCAGGCCGGAATGATGAAAGCAAACTGGCAAAAAGGCATCGACCAGGCCAAAAACGCAACAACACCAACTTTCCTGGCCTTACATGGTATGGAGTGGGGTGTAATCAGCGGTGGCGGTCACGTTATTGTTTACGGTATCGATTCGCTGGTTGGATGGGAAAACGACAACTACGATATCTTTGTACCTAAAAACACCTATACCGGCAACACCGGTTTATTCAGGATTATCAACAGGCATGGTTTAAATGCGGTAGCCACACTGGCCCACCCCAATACCACCGATTATAACAATTTAGTAGCCAATTACGATATCAGTGCCGATAGTGCAATTGTAGGAACAGCACTCGAAAGCGGTCCGGCAACATCAAAAAACATTACCTATTCAGATCCCGCCAGCTCAATGAGTTACCTGAGCTATTACAACAGGATGCTCGCAAAAGGTTATCACCTTGGTGCCACAATAGATCACGATAACCACAACCTTACTTTCGGTCGCCATACCAAGGCCAGGCTGGTGGTACTTTCGCCTGCCCTTACCGAAAACGACATCCTGGATGCCGTTAAAAAAATGCGCTTTTATGCCTCAGAAGATTCGGCTGCTAAAGTGCTTTTCACCATCAACAAACAACCCGTTGGCAGCGTATTTACCGTGGCTGGCGCACCACAGATAGAGGTCACTTCTAAAACCACAAAAGATGTAACCAGTATTAAATTAATGTATGGTGAGCCAGGTACCGGAGTAAACCCAACCGAACTGTTAACCAGTGCCACAGGCCAGTTAACGTATAGCCACACCACCCTGGCCAATTTAAAAACAGGTTATTATTATGCAGACATTGTTGAATCAGACGGAAGCCGGATAATTACTTCCCCTATCTGGTATACCAGAGATGATGCAGTGGTAAAAAAAGATCAGCAGATCACTTTTACCGCCACCAAAACCGTTACCTATGGCGACCCGGATTTTGATGCAGGTGCAACCAGCGACAACACCAGTATCAATATTGTGTACACCAGCAGCAATACCAATGTTGCAAAAATCAGCAACAACGATATTCAGATTGTTGGAGCCGGTACCGCAACCATTACCGCAACCCAACCCGGTGATGCCTTTTATAATGAAGCTTCAAAACAATTAATCCTGACAGTGGCGCCTAAACCAATCAATGTGAAGGCCGATGCCAAAATAAAAGTTGAAGGAACTTCAGATCCTGTATTTACCTATACCGCTACACCAGCTTTACTGGGTACCGATGTATTTACCGGAGCCTTAACAAGAGATGCAGGCGAAACTCCCGGCGATTTTGCCATAAAGGTGGGTACGCTGGCCATTAATCCGAATTATGCCATTAATTATACCGCAGCCAGCCTGCACATTTATGCTAAACCGGTTGCAGCATTAAGCGGTAATATTTCTATTCCTGTAAATACCACCGCACCAGTAATTACCTTTACCGCAACTGCAGGTACTGCACCATTTACTTTTACCTATAACATTAATGGTGGTGCAAGCCAAACCTTAACATCAGTAACAAATACCGCAACGGTAACGGCGCCAAGCAATACCGTGGCTACCTTTGTTTATACGGTAACCAGCATAACAGATGCTTACAGTACACAGCCTCAAAATATCTCCACCACGGTTAAAATTAATCCTATCCCAGTGGCCGGCATTGCCGGAACTACGGCCTTATGCTTAAACGCAGCCGCACCAACGGTTACTTTTACCGGTGGAAACGGAACAGGGCCTTATGTATTTACCTATAACATTAACGGCGGTGCAAGCCAAACGGTGAGCACTACAGGTACAAATACCACAGCTACGGTAACTGCCCCAGCAAATGTTGCAGGTACTTTTAACTACAATTTACTGAATGTGAGTGATGTAAATGCAGGCCAGGCACAAAGCGGAACCGCAACCATCACCGTAAGGACTTTAGCCACAGCAAGTATCTCAGGTTCAACAGCGGTACCAAACCTCGCGCCTGCTCCAAATATTACCTTCACCGGTGCTAACGGAACTGCGCCGTATACCTTCACCTATAACATTAATGGCGGGGCAAGCAGAACAGTAACCTCAACAGGCAATACCGCAACGGTATCAGCGCCAACTTCGGCAGTAGGAACTTTTGTGTACAATTTAGTAAGCGTGGCCGATGTAAACTGTGGTCAGCCGCAAACCGGTTCGGCAACGGTAACGGTTCGTCCTTTACCAATGGCTACCATTGCAGGTACTACATCAGTATGTAATTTCGGTTCATCGCCAAACATCACCTTTACCGGATCAGTTGGAACAGCACCTTATACCTTTACTTATACCGTAAACGGAGGCAGTAACCGCACCGTTACCACAAATTCGACTACAGCAACGGTGAGTGTGCCAACCAATGCAGCAGGTACCTTCACCTATACCTTAGTGAGCGTGGCCGATGCTTATGCCAGCCAGACACAAACCGGAACAGCAACCGTAACGGTAAACGCTATACCGGTAGTTTCGATCAGCAGCAATAAAGGTTTGTCGATTTCCAAAGGAGATGCGATTATTTTAACCGCTACCGGCGGCACACAATACAGCTGGTCGGGCTCTGATGTGGTGAGCGGACAAAACACGCCTGCCTTAACCATCCGTCCGAAACAGAGCGGTACTTACCGCGTTACCGTAACCAATGCCAGTGGTTGTGTGAGCGATCAAACCATTGCCATTACGGTAATAGATGATTATAAACTCGAAGCCAGTACCGTAGTTACGCCTAATGGTGATGGATACAACGATAAATTTATCGTAAAAAACATCGATTATTATCCAAACAATACCTTAAAGATATTTGATAAGGCCGGAAGGATATTATACACCAAACATACCTATACCAATGATTGGGACGGAACCATTAACGGCAGTCCGTTGAGTGAAGGAACCTATTATTACATCATCGATTTAGGTAATGGTATCGGTACATTTAAAGGTTACATCAACATCATCAGAGACTAA
- a CDS encoding L-threonylcarbamoyladenylate synthase, translated as MLIKIYPENPNERAIEQVVEVLKKGGLIIYPTDTIYGLGCDITNPKAIEKICRIRGIKPEKANFSFICHDLKHISDYIKPIDNTTFRVLKKALPGPFTFIFNANNNVPKLLSSNKKTVGIRVPDNNIARCIVKELGNPILSTSIKDDDDVIEYSTDPELIHEKYEDLVDLIIDGGYGDNEASTVIDCTTGEFEVIREGKGNIEEYL; from the coding sequence ATGCTTATTAAGATTTATCCGGAAAACCCAAACGAAAGGGCCATTGAACAAGTTGTTGAAGTGCTGAAAAAAGGTGGCCTGATCATCTATCCAACGGATACGATTTATGGTTTGGGCTGCGACATTACCAATCCGAAAGCCATCGAAAAAATCTGCAGGATACGTGGTATCAAACCCGAAAAGGCAAATTTCTCTTTCATCTGTCACGATTTAAAACACATTTCTGATTACATTAAACCTATTGACAATACTACCTTCAGGGTGTTAAAAAAAGCCTTACCGGGTCCGTTTACGTTTATTTTTAACGCCAATAACAATGTACCCAAATTATTAAGTTCCAATAAAAAAACAGTCGGTATCCGTGTGCCCGATAACAACATTGCACGCTGTATTGTAAAGGAACTGGGCAACCCCATCCTGTCTACCTCGATAAAAGACGATGATGATGTAATCGAATATTCTACTGATCCGGAATTAATCCACGAGAAATACGAAGACCTGGTTGACCTGATCATTGACGGTGGTTATGGCGACAATGAAGCCTCAACCGTGATTGATTGCACGACAGGTGAGTTTGAAGTGATCCGTGAAGGGAAAGGAAATATTGAAGAGTATTTGTAG
- a CDS encoding type II toxin-antitoxin system Phd/YefM family antitoxin, with protein sequence MEITNYTSFRQSLKSYLDKVFTNHTPLFVTRAKGEDVVVLSKADYDSMQETFYLLKSPKNAMRLEQGLKDYEDGLAKEKDLIDND encoded by the coding sequence ATGGAAATCACAAATTATACCTCATTCAGGCAAAGTTTAAAGTCTTATTTAGATAAGGTTTTCACTAATCATACCCCTTTATTTGTTACCCGGGCAAAAGGAGAAGACGTTGTTGTGCTATCAAAAGCAGATTATGATAGCATGCAGGAAACTTTTTATCTGTTAAAAAGCCCAAAAAATGCAATGAGGCTTGAGCAGGGACTAAAAGATTATGAGGATGGTTTAGCTAAGGAAAAAGATTTGATCGATAATGATTAA
- a CDS encoding Txe/YoeB family addiction module toxin, which produces MIKLFLDGAWEDCLYWQLVDKSVLKKINALIKEIERTPFEGTGKPEPLKHQYSGWWSRRINLEHRLVYKVEDNKIILLQCRYHT; this is translated from the coding sequence ATGATTAAATTGTTTCTTGATGGTGCATGGGAGGATTGTCTCTATTGGCAATTGGTTGATAAATCAGTACTCAAGAAAATAAACGCCCTCATAAAAGAAATCGAACGTACGCCTTTTGAAGGAACCGGGAAACCGGAGCCACTGAAACATCAATACTCCGGATGGTGGTCGAGAAGGATTAATTTAGAACACAGACTCGTTTACAAGGTAGAAGATAACAAAATTATCCTTCTACAGTGCAGATATCATACTTAA